Proteins from one Corallococcus exiguus genomic window:
- the pgl gene encoding 6-phosphogluconolactonase encodes MSQPLVVPPERLAREAADWMARELTKALATKARVSLALSGGNTPKPAYRLLADHKLPWERVDVYFVDERFVPPDHKDSNYLLVKESLLEPLKLPDAQVFRMQGERTDRDAAARDYEKTLPAKLDVVLIGVGEDGHTASLMPGHPALQERTRRVLAVEQSAKPPPWRMTLTFPVLQGAGAVLGLVAGEGKRDAMRRILAGDMSLPASHVTNTQWMLDPAAHG; translated from the coding sequence ATGAGCCAGCCCCTCGTCGTCCCCCCGGAGCGGCTCGCCCGCGAGGCCGCGGACTGGATGGCGCGTGAGCTTACGAAGGCGCTCGCGACGAAGGCGCGCGTGAGCCTGGCCCTGTCGGGCGGCAACACGCCCAAGCCCGCGTACCGGCTGCTCGCGGACCACAAGCTCCCCTGGGAGCGCGTGGACGTGTACTTCGTGGACGAGCGCTTCGTGCCGCCGGACCACAAGGACAGCAACTACCTGCTGGTGAAGGAGTCGCTGCTTGAGCCGCTGAAGTTGCCGGACGCGCAGGTGTTCCGCATGCAGGGCGAGCGCACGGACCGCGACGCCGCCGCGCGCGACTACGAGAAGACGCTGCCCGCGAAGCTGGACGTGGTGCTCATTGGCGTGGGCGAGGACGGCCACACCGCGAGCCTCATGCCCGGCCACCCTGCCCTGCAAGAGCGCACGCGGCGGGTGCTGGCGGTGGAGCAGAGCGCGAAGCCGCCGCCGTGGCGGATGACGTTGACGTTCCCCGTGCTCCAGGGCGCGGGGGCGGTGCTGGGGCTGGTGGCCGGCGAGGGCAAGCGGGACGCCATGCGGCGCATCCTCGCGGGGGATATGTCCCTGCCCGCGTCGCACGTGACGAACACGCAGTGGATGTTGGATCCCGCCGCCCACGGGTGA
- the zwf gene encoding glucose-6-phosphate dehydrogenase, translating into MDAQGVHIETHPREGEPVFSAGRPDPCTLVLFGATGDLAERKLFPALFELARAGLLPENFAIVAYSRSKLEDGPFREHVKEGLKKFARTQPLDEAAVKRFTESIETASGGYDDPEAFKRLGQKLQDLSKRRKTDGNQLYYMATPASTFPQIIQSLSGAGLLKREEQPGQKPWHRLIIEKPFGHDLESAKALNKTLGSALDEKQIFRIDHYLGKETVQNILVFRFANAIFEPLWNRQHIDHVEITAAEAIGVEGRGGFYDETGVIRDMVQNHLLQVLALCAMEPPVSFAAEDIRDEKNKVFRALRPVEGGEVPQHVVVGQYEGYQEEKGVKKGSRTPTYVAMKMNIDSWRWQGVPFYLRAGKNLKKRLTEVSIHFKSVPIGLFSGGGATCQRLQPNVLTLRIQPHEGIALSFESKIPGEDVNIGGVTMDMDYAESFKKPVPEAYERLLLDCMRGNATLFARQDSVEQAWGYITPILQALETDAGGTVHTYAKGSKGPDAADALPSKNGRRWSTL; encoded by the coding sequence ATGGACGCGCAGGGAGTTCACATCGAAACCCATCCCCGTGAAGGCGAGCCGGTGTTCAGCGCTGGGCGCCCGGACCCCTGCACCCTGGTCCTCTTCGGCGCCACGGGCGACCTGGCCGAACGCAAACTATTCCCGGCCCTCTTCGAGCTCGCCCGCGCCGGCTTGCTCCCCGAGAACTTCGCCATCGTCGCCTACAGCCGCTCCAAGCTGGAGGACGGCCCCTTCCGCGAGCACGTGAAGGAGGGCCTGAAGAAGTTCGCCCGCACGCAGCCCCTGGATGAAGCCGCGGTGAAGCGCTTCACGGAGAGCATCGAGACCGCCTCCGGCGGCTACGACGATCCGGAGGCCTTCAAGCGCCTGGGCCAGAAGCTCCAGGACCTCTCCAAGCGCCGCAAGACGGACGGCAACCAGCTCTATTACATGGCCACGCCGGCCTCCACGTTCCCGCAGATCATCCAGAGCCTCTCCGGCGCGGGCCTGCTCAAGCGCGAGGAGCAGCCCGGCCAGAAGCCCTGGCACCGGCTCATCATCGAGAAGCCCTTCGGCCACGACCTGGAGAGCGCGAAGGCCCTCAACAAGACGCTGGGCTCGGCGCTGGATGAGAAGCAGATCTTCCGCATCGACCATTACCTGGGCAAGGAGACGGTGCAGAACATCCTGGTGTTCCGCTTCGCCAACGCCATCTTCGAGCCGCTCTGGAACCGCCAGCACATCGACCACGTGGAAATCACCGCGGCCGAGGCCATTGGCGTGGAGGGCCGCGGCGGCTTCTACGACGAGACGGGCGTCATCCGGGACATGGTGCAGAACCACCTGCTCCAGGTGCTGGCCCTGTGCGCCATGGAGCCCCCGGTGTCCTTCGCCGCGGAGGACATCCGCGACGAGAAGAACAAGGTCTTCCGCGCGCTGCGCCCCGTTGAAGGCGGCGAGGTTCCCCAGCACGTGGTGGTGGGCCAGTACGAGGGCTACCAGGAAGAGAAGGGCGTGAAGAAGGGCTCGCGCACGCCGACCTACGTGGCGATGAAGATGAACATCGACTCGTGGCGCTGGCAGGGCGTGCCCTTCTACCTGCGCGCGGGCAAGAACCTGAAGAAGCGCCTGACGGAGGTGTCCATCCACTTCAAGTCGGTGCCCATCGGCCTGTTCAGCGGCGGCGGCGCCACCTGCCAGCGGCTGCAGCCCAACGTGCTCACGCTGCGCATCCAGCCGCACGAAGGCATCGCGCTGTCCTTCGAGTCCAAGATTCCCGGCGAGGACGTCAACATCGGCGGCGTCACCATGGACATGGACTACGCGGAGAGCTTCAAGAAGCCCGTGCCGGAGGCGTACGAGCGGCTGCTGCTGGACTGCATGCGCGGCAACGCCACCCTCTTCGCGCGCCAGGACAGCGTGGAGCAGGCGTGGGGCTACATCACGCCCATCCTCCAGGCGCTGGAGACGGACGCGGGCGGCACGGTCCACACCTACGCCAAGGGCAGCAAGGGCCCTGACGCCGCGGACGCGCTGCCCTCGAAGAACGGCCGACGGTGGTCCACGCTATGA
- a CDS encoding lysophospholipid acyltransferase family protein: protein MRYVVSLWFFALFLVTAPILFTLGAVLFVVAYPLDPNRQWLHVLVCRWCYGLWLHASPGWRVRVEGRELLPKGPCVYVVNHQSFADILAVMGLFTPYKFVAKASLFRTPLVGWMMTLLGYVPIVRGSSTSMEQLLGPCRRWLRKGIPVLIFPEGTYSPGELLPFKRGAFQLALEEHVPVVPVLVRGTRELVDGDGPWMSPRATVTVQVMPALPPETFGPDSAALATRVREQYVEALARVG, encoded by the coding sequence ATGCGCTACGTCGTCTCGCTGTGGTTCTTCGCGCTGTTCCTGGTCACCGCGCCCATCCTCTTCACGTTGGGCGCGGTGTTGTTCGTGGTGGCGTACCCGTTGGACCCGAACCGTCAGTGGCTGCACGTGCTGGTGTGCCGGTGGTGCTACGGGCTGTGGCTGCACGCGTCCCCTGGCTGGCGCGTGCGGGTGGAGGGACGGGAGCTGTTGCCCAAGGGGCCCTGCGTCTACGTCGTCAACCACCAGTCGTTCGCGGACATCCTGGCGGTGATGGGGTTGTTCACGCCGTACAAGTTCGTGGCGAAGGCGTCACTGTTCCGCACGCCGCTGGTGGGCTGGATGATGACGCTCCTGGGCTACGTGCCCATCGTGCGCGGCAGCTCCACGTCCATGGAGCAGCTGTTGGGCCCGTGCCGCCGGTGGCTCCGCAAGGGCATCCCGGTGCTCATCTTCCCGGAGGGCACCTATTCGCCCGGGGAGCTGCTGCCCTTCAAGCGCGGCGCGTTCCAGCTGGCGCTGGAGGAGCACGTGCCGGTGGTGCCGGTGCTGGTGCGTGGCACGCGGGAGCTGGTGGATGGGGACGGGCCGTGGATGAGCCCTCGCGCCACCGTCACGGTGCAGGTGATGCCGGCGCTGCCTCCGGAGACGTTCGGGCCGGATTCGGCGGCCCTGGCCACGCGCGTGCGCGAGCAGTACGTGGAGGCGCTCGCGCGGGTAGGCTGA
- a CDS encoding MYXO-CTERM sorting domain-containing protein, producing the protein MHLVLSVSSLRVVEGGTASFSVALAGFAWPGDPGESLTVTVERTDGDADLTVREGASLTFDPATLEPQEVVLAAAKDADNEDGTATFTLSAPGLESLTLVVTEADQDPLAPVFTTVPVTRTVTYFPYRLSVHARGRPAPTYALRTAPPGMGLDALGNLTWIPTELGEVDVVVVASNGLQPDAELSFRLVVGQDQPPLARIVAPLQDERLSGPLADFSCECIDDVGCARADFRVDWLLLETREGPGPTYSVGGAPGRWDISGLKPGPHFLDVVVTDSLGRETLGETVTVCIACPEPDAGMAVDAGPIGFGDEGNDIIDPWSCDCATTGLAPAAWVGLGLLGLRARRRRN; encoded by the coding sequence TTGCACCTGGTGCTGTCCGTGTCGTCGTTGAGGGTGGTGGAAGGGGGCACGGCGTCCTTCAGCGTGGCGTTGGCCGGCTTCGCGTGGCCTGGCGACCCGGGTGAGTCGCTCACCGTCACGGTGGAGCGGACGGACGGCGACGCGGACCTCACGGTGCGGGAAGGGGCGTCGCTTACGTTCGACCCAGCCACCTTGGAGCCCCAGGAGGTGGTGCTGGCGGCCGCGAAGGATGCGGACAACGAGGACGGCACGGCCACCTTCACGCTGTCCGCGCCGGGCCTGGAGTCGCTCACCCTCGTCGTGACGGAAGCGGATCAGGACCCGCTGGCTCCGGTCTTCACCACCGTGCCCGTCACCCGGACCGTGACGTACTTCCCCTATCGGCTCAGCGTGCACGCGCGCGGACGGCCCGCGCCGACGTATGCCCTGCGCACCGCGCCTCCGGGGATGGGCCTGGATGCGCTGGGCAACCTCACGTGGATACCTACTGAGCTGGGGGAGGTGGACGTGGTGGTGGTGGCGAGCAATGGGCTGCAACCCGATGCGGAGCTGTCCTTCCGGCTCGTCGTGGGGCAGGACCAGCCCCCTCTGGCCCGTATCGTCGCCCCGCTCCAGGACGAACGGCTGTCAGGGCCCCTGGCCGACTTCTCCTGCGAGTGCATCGACGACGTGGGCTGCGCGCGCGCGGATTTCCGGGTGGATTGGCTGTTGCTGGAGACACGCGAGGGCCCGGGGCCCACCTACTCCGTGGGGGGCGCTCCCGGCCGCTGGGACATCTCGGGGCTCAAGCCCGGGCCCCACTTCCTCGATGTCGTCGTGACGGACTCGTTGGGACGCGAAACCCTGGGCGAGACCGTCACCGTGTGCATCGCTTGCCCCGAACCCGATGCGGGAATGGCGGTGGATGCGGGGCCCATCGGGTTTGGGGACGAGGGCAACGACATCATCGACCCCTGGAGCTGTGACTGCGCGACCACCGGTCTGGCTCCGGCGGCGTGGGTGGGGCTGGGCCTGCTGGGGCTGCGCGCCCGGCGTCGTCGGAACTGA
- a CDS encoding exonuclease SbcCD subunit D has product MRLLHTSDWHLGHTLYDVSREAEHAAFLTWLLDTLESQEVDALLVAGDIFDTANPSAEAQAAWYHFIARARRTLPKLDVVVVGGNHDSAARLDAPDPLFHALGVRVVGGLPRHRGGLDMERLVVPVHDGRGKVGAWVAAVPYLRPSDLPSVPDSEGDRLVEGVRSVYTEVLEAARRRRRSGQALVAMGHCYMTGSELSELSERKILGGNQHALPVELFPEDVAYAALGHLHKAQRVGGREGVRYSGSPLPLSLSEAHYRHQVLVLDVEDGALTQVRPLTVPRTTDMMRVPARDAAPLSEVLELLAALPACEAEAPESMRPYLEVCVSLPRPEPALRHKVEKALEGRAARLVKLTPFYTGTGGALADVRPGLSLRERTPEDVFLARYARDFKEAPSPGLLESFHALLTQVQEDAS; this is encoded by the coding sequence ATGCGCCTGCTGCACACGTCGGACTGGCACCTGGGCCACACGCTGTATGACGTCTCACGCGAAGCGGAGCACGCCGCGTTCCTGACGTGGCTGTTGGACACGCTGGAGTCCCAGGAGGTGGATGCGCTCCTGGTGGCCGGGGACATCTTCGACACGGCCAACCCCAGCGCGGAGGCGCAGGCGGCCTGGTACCACTTCATCGCGCGTGCCCGGCGCACGCTGCCGAAGCTGGACGTGGTGGTGGTGGGCGGCAATCACGACTCCGCCGCGCGCCTGGACGCGCCGGATCCGCTGTTCCACGCCCTGGGCGTGCGCGTGGTGGGCGGCCTGCCGCGCCACCGGGGCGGACTGGATATGGAGCGGCTGGTGGTGCCGGTGCACGACGGGCGCGGGAAGGTGGGCGCGTGGGTGGCGGCGGTCCCGTACCTGCGGCCCTCGGACCTGCCGTCCGTGCCAGACAGCGAAGGGGACCGGCTGGTGGAGGGCGTGCGCTCTGTTTACACGGAGGTGCTGGAGGCGGCGCGCAGGCGGCGTAGGTCCGGGCAGGCGCTGGTGGCCATGGGCCACTGTTACATGACGGGCTCGGAGCTGTCGGAGCTGAGCGAGCGGAAGATCCTGGGCGGCAACCAGCATGCGCTGCCGGTGGAGCTGTTCCCGGAGGACGTCGCGTACGCGGCGCTGGGGCACCTGCACAAGGCGCAGCGCGTGGGCGGCCGCGAGGGCGTGCGCTACAGCGGGTCTCCGCTGCCGCTGTCGCTGTCGGAGGCGCACTACCGGCATCAGGTGCTGGTGCTGGACGTGGAGGACGGGGCGCTGACACAGGTGCGTCCGCTGACGGTGCCGCGCACCACGGACATGATGCGGGTGCCCGCGCGGGACGCGGCGCCGCTGTCGGAGGTGCTGGAGCTGCTGGCGGCGCTGCCCGCGTGCGAGGCGGAGGCTCCGGAGTCGATGCGTCCGTACCTGGAGGTCTGCGTGTCGCTGCCCCGGCCGGAGCCGGCGCTGCGCCACAAGGTGGAGAAGGCGCTGGAGGGCCGGGCGGCGCGGCTGGTGAAGCTGACGCCGTTCTACACGGGCACGGGCGGGGCGCTGGCGGACGTGCGGCCGGGGTTGTCGCTGCGTGAGCGCACGCCGGAGGACGTGTTCCTCGCCCGGTATGCGCGGGACTTCAAGGAGGCGCCCTCGCCGGGGTTGCTGGAGTCGTTCCACGCGCTGCTCACGCAGGTGCAGGAGGACGCGTCGTGA
- a CDS encoding AAA family ATPase, with translation MKILAIRGSNLTSFAGDFALELDRAPLDRLGLFAISGATGAGKSTLLDALCLALFDRTPRLGGPSKVLVGRADEEEEARLSAYDVRGMLRRGAGKGHAEVDFLGKDGRRYRARWNVWRARERAEGRFRPQELSLTDVVSGQLFGRTKGEVLHAIQERLGLSFDQFRRSALLAQGEFAAFLRADANERAELLERMTGTEVYSRVSIAAHEKNAKEQEELKRLSLGLAAIALMSDADREGVRVQLGEEEAARVREETRSREAEAARSWYAQRAEFVEQEQQAESAVARADSEREAAAPREALLESVRAAEGFRAVVSAVEAAEQGCVRAEAEQLERASQAEAALAAAAAQRQVRMQAEAARAAALDAEASVRPALEEAATLDTRRAEAEREAREAAELAKQAKTAEASARDALELVQTAEAKAQVLVDAAEAWRVSHASWESLATEWPRWQRELERFAGALKDEQSAGADADRLGKDADRLGNEAQSCREEHQGAVELEAQAQALATHAEAALGEDGGSARRALRDALLARQDVLGALTLAGEGARAEGTAEGDAAAEVKAHREVSLRAAEEAKDAAARRATQDAMLHEARRAQSRAEATQGLASHRAALHEGEPCPLCGALEHPYAREASALEGLVAEAAARVLELETARDAAAKQESAASVRQATADTAATQAESRRDTAARKRTAHREAWRAACERWSRAEHAEQGVSAAASPPDDAEATTTQAWIRSAQEDVRARLATLRDEEASAEARASAAREARAQLETRRTRREGAADALRKAEDAWSRASQSHRDALLRRDAARDARERALTEVSPPFASEAAPWKDKLAEDPVRFQGQCLARVTKWREKLAELEASRKRLEEQQGLRAREEVRLQSRHEDAETAAHRASLKDAAFQDASRARARLLQGRPTQEVRVEVQARIDAAQSTYERAREDSEALQQAEKVATARAEDAVRLRTEAARTLDTAQAVLGERLAGHGTTLEQLKALLSRGAAWCDSEARALNALRESVAQARAVLVERRERRVRHEASGLPTLAEADVAELCERLRTDVEVRHRAVALLRAKLDHDDASRARHGAEARALELRRADAEVWKTLGDLIGSHDGKKFKVFAQSLTLDALLLHANAHLRELARRYRLERVPGHDLDLQVVDGDMGDEVRSVASLSGGESFLVSLALALGLASLSSETTQVETLFIDEGFGTLDPETLEVALATLDALQATGRQVGIISHVSGLAERIGVQVRVVKQGGGRSKLVVEGDAGIIAPSDQQVA, from the coding sequence GTGAAGATCCTGGCGATTCGCGGCAGCAACCTCACGAGCTTCGCGGGGGACTTCGCGCTGGAGCTGGACCGGGCGCCGCTGGACCGGCTGGGGCTGTTCGCCATCTCCGGCGCGACGGGCGCGGGGAAGAGCACGCTGCTGGATGCGCTGTGCCTGGCGCTGTTCGACCGCACGCCCCGGCTGGGCGGGCCCAGCAAGGTGCTGGTGGGCCGGGCGGACGAGGAGGAAGAGGCGCGACTGTCCGCGTACGACGTGCGCGGCATGCTGCGGCGCGGGGCGGGCAAGGGCCACGCGGAGGTGGACTTCCTGGGCAAGGACGGGCGGCGCTACCGGGCGCGGTGGAACGTATGGCGTGCGCGTGAGCGCGCGGAGGGTCGCTTCCGGCCGCAGGAGCTGAGCCTGACGGACGTGGTCTCGGGGCAGCTGTTCGGCCGCACCAAGGGCGAGGTGCTCCACGCGATCCAAGAGCGGCTGGGGCTGTCGTTCGATCAGTTCCGGCGCTCGGCGCTGCTGGCGCAGGGGGAGTTCGCGGCGTTCCTGCGCGCGGACGCGAACGAGCGCGCGGAGCTGCTGGAGCGGATGACGGGCACGGAGGTGTACAGCCGCGTGTCCATCGCCGCGCACGAGAAGAACGCGAAGGAGCAGGAGGAGCTGAAGCGGCTGTCGCTGGGGCTCGCGGCCATCGCGCTGATGTCGGACGCGGACCGAGAGGGCGTGCGCGTCCAGTTGGGCGAGGAGGAGGCGGCGCGGGTCCGCGAGGAGACCCGGTCGCGCGAGGCGGAGGCGGCCCGGTCCTGGTACGCGCAGCGCGCGGAGTTCGTGGAGCAGGAGCAGCAGGCCGAAAGCGCGGTAGCCCGGGCGGACTCGGAGCGGGAGGCGGCGGCGCCTCGCGAGGCGCTGCTGGAGTCGGTGCGCGCGGCGGAGGGCTTCCGCGCGGTGGTGTCGGCGGTGGAGGCCGCGGAGCAGGGCTGCGTGAGGGCGGAGGCCGAGCAACTGGAGAGGGCCTCGCAGGCGGAAGCGGCGCTCGCGGCGGCTGCGGCGCAGCGGCAGGTGCGGATGCAGGCGGAGGCCGCGCGGGCCGCGGCGCTGGATGCGGAGGCGTCGGTGCGTCCGGCGCTGGAGGAGGCCGCGACGCTGGACACGCGCCGCGCGGAGGCGGAGCGCGAGGCCCGTGAGGCCGCGGAGCTGGCGAAGCAGGCGAAGACCGCGGAAGCGTCAGCCCGAGATGCGCTGGAGTTGGTGCAGACGGCGGAAGCGAAGGCCCAGGTGCTGGTGGACGCGGCCGAAGCGTGGCGCGTGTCGCATGCGAGCTGGGAGTCCCTGGCCACGGAGTGGCCCCGCTGGCAGCGCGAGCTGGAGCGCTTCGCGGGGGCGCTGAAGGACGAACAGTCGGCGGGCGCGGACGCGGACCGGTTGGGGAAGGACGCGGACCGTCTGGGCAACGAGGCCCAGTCGTGCCGCGAGGAGCACCAGGGCGCGGTCGAATTGGAAGCGCAGGCGCAGGCCCTGGCGACGCATGCGGAAGCCGCGCTGGGCGAGGATGGCGGCTCGGCTCGGCGGGCGCTCCGGGATGCGCTGCTGGCGCGACAGGATGTTCTGGGGGCGCTGACGCTCGCGGGTGAAGGTGCTCGGGCGGAGGGCACGGCGGAAGGTGACGCGGCGGCGGAGGTGAAGGCGCACCGCGAGGTTTCCCTGCGCGCGGCGGAGGAGGCGAAGGACGCGGCGGCGCGGCGGGCGACGCAGGATGCGATGCTCCACGAGGCTCGTCGTGCGCAGTCGCGCGCGGAGGCGACGCAGGGGTTGGCTTCGCACCGGGCCGCGCTGCACGAAGGTGAGCCGTGTCCGCTGTGCGGCGCGCTCGAACATCCGTATGCCCGGGAGGCTTCCGCGCTGGAGGGGCTGGTCGCCGAGGCCGCGGCCCGGGTGCTGGAGTTGGAGACCGCTCGGGATGCCGCGGCGAAGCAGGAGAGCGCGGCGAGCGTGCGGCAGGCGACCGCGGACACCGCCGCGACCCAGGCCGAATCACGGCGCGACACGGCGGCCCGCAAGCGCACGGCGCATCGTGAAGCCTGGCGCGCGGCGTGCGAACGGTGGTCCCGCGCGGAGCACGCCGAACAGGGTGTCAGTGCCGCTGCGTCGCCTCCCGACGACGCGGAGGCCACCACCACTCAGGCGTGGATCCGCTCGGCGCAGGAAGACGTGCGCGCGCGGCTCGCGACCCTTCGTGACGAAGAGGCTTCCGCGGAAGCCCGCGCCAGCGCTGCTCGCGAGGCCCGGGCCCAGTTGGAGACCCGGCGCACCCGGCGCGAAGGCGCGGCCGATGCCCTGCGCAAGGCCGAGGACGCCTGGTCCCGCGCGTCCCAGTCCCACCGCGATGCGCTCCTGCGCCGGGACGCCGCCCGCGACGCTCGCGAGCGCGCCCTCACCGAAGTGTCCCCTCCGTTCGCCAGCGAGGCTGCCCCCTGGAAGGACAAGCTCGCGGAGGACCCCGTGCGCTTCCAGGGCCAGTGCCTGGCGCGCGTGACGAAGTGGCGCGAGAAGCTCGCGGAGCTGGAGGCCTCTCGCAAGCGCCTGGAGGAACAGCAGGGCCTGCGTGCCCGTGAAGAAGTCCGCCTCCAGTCCCGGCACGAGGACGCGGAGACCGCCGCCCACCGCGCGAGCCTCAAGGACGCGGCCTTCCAGGATGCGTCCAGGGCCCGCGCCCGGCTGCTCCAGGGTCGCCCCACGCAGGAGGTGCGCGTGGAAGTCCAGGCGCGCATCGACGCCGCCCAGTCCACCTACGAGCGCGCCCGCGAGGACTCCGAAGCCCTCCAGCAGGCGGAGAAGGTGGCCACCGCCCGCGCCGAGGACGCCGTGCGCCTGCGCACCGAGGCCGCCCGCACGCTCGACACCGCCCAGGCCGTCCTCGGGGAACGCCTCGCCGGACATGGCACCACCCTGGAGCAGCTCAAGGCCCTGCTGTCGCGCGGTGCAGCCTGGTGCGACTCGGAGGCCCGCGCGCTCAACGCCCTGCGCGAGTCCGTGGCCCAGGCCCGCGCTGTCCTCGTGGAGCGCCGTGAGCGCCGCGTCCGCCATGAGGCCTCCGGGCTTCCCACGCTCGCGGAAGCAGACGTCGCGGAGCTCTGCGAACGCCTGCGCACCGATGTCGAGGTGCGCCACCGCGCCGTGGCCCTGCTGCGCGCGAAGCTGGACCACGACGACGCCTCCCGCGCACGTCATGGCGCGGAGGCCCGGGCCCTGGAGCTGCGCCGCGCCGACGCGGAGGTGTGGAAGACGCTGGGCGACCTCATCGGCTCGCACGACGGAAAGAAGTTCAAGGTCTTCGCCCAGAGCCTCACCCTGGACGCGCTGCTCCTGCACGCCAACGCGCACCTGCGCGAGCTGGCCCGCCGCTACCGCCTGGAGCGCGTGCCCGGCCACGACCTGGACCTCCAGGTGGTGGACGGCGACATGGGCGACGAGGTCCGCAGCGTGGCCAGCCTCTCCGGCGGCGAGAGCTTCCTCGTGTCGCTCGCGCTCGCGCTGGGCCTGGCCTCGCTGTCGTCGGAGACGACGCAGGTGGAGACCCTCTTCATCGACGAGGGCTTCGGCACCCTGGATCCGGAGACGCTGGAGGTCGCGCTCGCCACGCTCGACGCGCTCCAGGCCACCGGCCGCCAGGTGGGCATCATCTCCCACGTGAGCGGGCTCGCCGAGCGCATCGGCGTGCAGGTGCGAGTGGTGAAGCAGGGCGGCGGCCGCAGCAAGCTCGTCGTCGAAGGCGACGCGGGGATCATCGCGCCCTCGGATCAACAGGTGGCGTGA
- a CDS encoding serine/threonine-protein kinase, whose protein sequence is MTLEEDPTSEWPRDLGRFQLLSRLGRGGNAEVFRAKMIQGPYVGEEMALKRVRPERLRDPEAREQLFHEAELARCLDHPHIVGFREYGELADGPYLALELVDGTDLGRVLAQCRRRRIELPIDISVMMVRHVLEALAYAHKATNSKGLPLAVVHCDVSPHNVLLSRGGEVKLADFGVARSRAGLEVDLRRVGKQNYRSPELLAGEVSVAVDLWAAAVLLYELLSLESPYEEGTAEEVEASIRGLRLTPVRMVAPEVSDPLALVLDRALAPHPSQRFSSAEQFARALAALSDDRVATPLAVAAVVRGLMGAEPVTG, encoded by the coding sequence GTGACGTTGGAGGAAGACCCGACATCCGAGTGGCCGCGCGACCTGGGTCGCTTCCAGCTGCTGTCGCGGCTGGGACGCGGCGGCAACGCGGAGGTGTTCCGCGCGAAGATGATCCAGGGGCCCTATGTGGGGGAGGAGATGGCCCTCAAGCGCGTGCGACCGGAGCGCCTGCGGGACCCGGAAGCGCGCGAGCAGCTCTTTCACGAGGCGGAGCTGGCACGGTGCCTGGATCATCCGCACATCGTGGGCTTCCGGGAGTACGGCGAGCTGGCGGACGGGCCCTACCTGGCGCTGGAGCTGGTGGACGGAACGGACCTGGGGCGCGTGCTGGCGCAGTGCCGGCGCCGGCGCATCGAGCTGCCCATCGACATCTCCGTGATGATGGTGCGCCACGTGCTGGAGGCGCTGGCGTACGCGCACAAGGCCACCAATTCCAAGGGCCTGCCGCTGGCGGTGGTGCACTGCGATGTGTCTCCGCACAACGTGCTCCTGTCGCGCGGCGGAGAGGTGAAGCTCGCGGACTTCGGCGTGGCCCGCTCGCGCGCGGGGCTGGAGGTGGATCTGCGGCGGGTGGGCAAGCAGAACTACCGCTCGCCGGAGCTCCTGGCGGGCGAGGTCTCCGTCGCGGTGGACCTGTGGGCGGCGGCGGTGTTGCTGTACGAGCTGCTGTCCCTGGAGTCGCCCTACGAGGAAGGGACTGCCGAGGAGGTGGAGGCCTCCATCCGGGGCCTGCGGTTGACGCCCGTGCGCATGGTGGCGCCGGAGGTGTCGGATCCGCTGGCGCTGGTGTTGGACCGGGCGCTCGCGCCGCACCCGTCGCAGCGCTTCTCCTCCGCGGAGCAGTTCGCGCGGGCGCTGGCGGCGCTGAGCGACGACCGCGTGGCGACGCCGCTGGCCGTGGCCGCGGTGGTGCGCGGCCTGATGGGCGCGGAGCCGGTGACGGGCTGA
- a CDS encoding TIGR02266 family protein: MEGLGALLPSAQSMQLVVAFRDEAGALEVKVEVPGYPRAAVERLGEEVRKSGGTFVELWRLPKAERDALRSRTLSGGTPFAGNERTQAAQELRQHLEDLAARGPLPASSAPKTPPPSEAPPAPQAAPAESGGAPETGASEQPSPSDPPAPSPVSSGDESQRRARRFAVKLEMEFRTELDFVREHALNISNGGLFVRTAHRPPQDSVVIVDVKLPNGQRLQGEALVVHVVDEQYTGGVGLAFLSDDATFSATLDGYLASLAGEKA, from the coding sequence GTGGAGGGCCTGGGTGCGCTCTTGCCGTCCGCGCAGTCGATGCAACTCGTGGTGGCGTTTCGCGACGAGGCCGGCGCGCTGGAGGTGAAGGTGGAGGTGCCCGGCTATCCGCGCGCGGCGGTGGAGCGGCTGGGCGAGGAGGTCCGCAAGAGCGGCGGCACGTTCGTGGAGCTGTGGCGGCTGCCCAAGGCGGAGCGGGATGCGCTGCGCTCGCGCACGCTGTCAGGCGGCACGCCCTTCGCCGGCAACGAGCGCACACAGGCCGCGCAGGAGCTGCGGCAGCACCTGGAGGATCTGGCCGCGCGAGGTCCCCTGCCCGCTTCGTCCGCGCCGAAGACTCCACCGCCATCCGAGGCACCGCCCGCGCCCCAGGCTGCTCCCGCCGAAAGTGGAGGCGCGCCGGAGACCGGAGCGTCCGAGCAACCATCGCCGTCGGATCCGCCCGCGCCATCCCCCGTATCATCCGGCGATGAATCCCAGCGCCGCGCCCGTCGCTTCGCGGTGAAGCTGGAGATGGAGTTCCGCACGGAGCTGGACTTCGTGCGCGAGCACGCGCTGAACATCAGTAACGGAGGACTCTTCGTGCGCACGGCACACCGCCCGCCGCAGGACAGCGTCGTCATCGTGGACGTCAAGCTGCCCAACGGCCAGCGGCTACAGGGCGAGGCGCTGGTGGTGCACGTGGTGGACGAGCAGTACACCGGGGGCGTGGGGCTTGCCTTCCTGAGCGACGACGCCACCTTCTCGGCGACGCTGGACGGGTATCTGGCGAGCCTGGCCGGGGAGAAGGCGTGA